A genomic window from Quercus lobata isolate SW786 chromosome 10, ValleyOak3.0 Primary Assembly, whole genome shotgun sequence includes:
- the LOC115965437 gene encoding (-)-isopiperitenol/(-)-carveol dehydrogenase, mitochondrial-like, which produces MTDSTTPKNKLQGKVAIVTGGASGIGEATARQFATHGARAIVIADVQDEMGQSVAASISLNICSYVHCDVSDEEQVRTLVDSTVNKYGCLDIMFSNAGIGRATNTREQSVFDIDLSAYDKLMAVNARGMVACVKHAVKAMVEGHVKGSIICTASVSASVGSYGIVDYTMSKHAVLGLVRSASLQVGSYGIRVNCVSPGLVGTPIVKDTMRWNDEEVGKMQESISYLKGGLLMPKNVADAVVFLASEDSQFVTGHNLVVDAGFKS; this is translated from the coding sequence ATGACAGACTCCACAACGCCAAAGAACAAGCTCCAAGGCAAGGTGGCCATAGTCACTGGCGGAGCAAGCGGCATAGGCGAAGCCACGGCTCGCCAATTCGCCACTCACGGCGCAAGAGCCATCGTTATCGCGGACGTCCAAGACGAAATGGGCCAAAGCGTCGCTGCATCCATCAGCCTCAACATATGCAGCTATGTTCATTGCGATGTCAGCGACGAGGAACAGGTGAGAACGTTGGTAGACTCGACAGTCAATAAGTACGGATGCCTCGACATCATGTTCAGCAATGCGGGCATAGGTCGAGCGACCAACACGCGTGAGCAGAGCGTGTTCGACATAGACTTGTCGGCTTACGACAAGCTCATGGCGGTGAACGCCCGCGGGATGGTGGCGTGTGTGAAGCACGCGGTGAAGGCGATGGTGGAAGGGCACGTGAAGGGGAGCATAATTTGCACAGCGAGCGTGTCGGCAAGTGTTGGTTCCTATGGCATTGTCGACTATACTATGTCGAAGCATGCAGTGTTAGGGTTGGTGAGGTCGGCGAGCCTGCAGGTGGGTTCATATGGGATACGTGTGAATTGTGTTTCACCAGGGTTAGTTGGGACGCCAATAGTGAAGGACACGATGAGGTGGAATGATGAGGAGGTAGGTAAGATGCAAGAGTCAATTTCGTACTTGAAAGGTGGGTTGCTAATGCCGAAAAATGTGGCAGACGCTGTGGTGTTTCTTGCTTCTGAGGATTCCCAATTTGTCACTGGCCATAATTTGGTGGTAGATGCTGGGTTCAAATCTTAA